A region of Ochotona princeps isolate mOchPri1 chromosome 2, mOchPri1.hap1, whole genome shotgun sequence DNA encodes the following proteins:
- the LOC101524963 gene encoding olfactory receptor 6Y1, protein MINRALEVDNHTATTHFILLGFPTQPGFQVLLFSVFLASYLLTLLENLLIILAIRSEGQLHKPMYFFLSHLSFLEMWYVTVISPKMLVDFLNQDKSISFNGCMTQLYFFVTFVCTEYILLAVMAFDRYVAICNPLRYTIIMTNQLCGTMAGGCWLCGLLTAMIKMVFIARLHYCGTPRINHYFCDISPLLNVSCEDSSQAELVDFFLALLVIAVPLCVVVTSYVTILITILKIPSSQGRQKAFSTCASHLTVVILFYSTTLFTYARPKLMYAYNSNKVVSVLYTVIVPLLNPIIYCLRNREVKAALKKTVLCRGVGPRGEEALSN, encoded by the coding sequence ATGATCAACAGGGCTCTTGAAGTAGATAACCACACAGCAACAACACACTTCATTCTTCTGGGGTTTCCGACACAACCAGGCTTCCAggttcttctcttctctgtgttcctAGCAAGCTACCTGCTGACACTACTGGAGAACCTTCTAATCATCCTAGCCATTCGCAGTGAAGGGCAGCTGCACAAACCCATGTACTTCTTTCTGAGCCACCTCTCCTTCTTGGAGATGTGGTATGTCACTGTCATCAGCCCCAAGATGCTGGTGGACTTCCTCAACCAGGACAAGAGCATTTCCTTCAACGGTTGCATGACTCAGCTGTACTTCTTCGTGACTTTTGTCTGCACAGAGTATATCCTTCTTGCTGTCATGGCCTTTGATCGCTATGTAGCCATTTGTAACCCACTACGCTATACAATCATCATGACCAATCAACTTtgtggcacaatggctggagggtGCTGGCTCTGTGGACTCCTGACTGCCATGATCAAGATGGTTTTTATAGCCCGACTTCACTACTGTGGCACACCCCGTATCAATCACTACTTTTGTGATATCTCTCCACTCCTCAATGTCTCCTGTGAGGATTCCTCCCAGGCTGAGCTGGTGGACTTCTTTTTGGCCCTCCTGGTCATTGCCGTTCCCCTTTGTGTAGTGGTGACATCGTACGTCACCATCCTCATCACCATTCTCAAGATCCCGTCTTCTCAGGGCCGTCAAAAGGCCttctccacctgtgcctctcacctgACAGTTGTCATTCTCTTCTATTCCACAACCCTTTTCACCTATGCCCGCCCCAAGCTCATGTACGCCTACAACTCCAACAAAGTGGTCTCTGTTCTCTACACTGTCATTGTGCCACTCCTCAACCCCATCATTTACTGTCTGAGGAACCGCGAAGTCAAAGCAGCTCTGAAGAAGACGGTCCTTTGCCGAGGAGTTGGGCCCAGGGGAGAGGAGGCTCTCagtaattaa